From a single Sinorhizobium sp. RAC02 genomic region:
- the mraZ gene encoding division/cell wall cluster transcriptional repressor MraZ: protein MNRFLSNATNRIDAKGRVSVPSAFRSVLSQRDIRELYCFQDFMFPAISVGGLDLLDRFERQIASEDAFSPKANRMSLLIHGGGVFMKLDSEGRLPVTDFIRDYTGITTDVTFVGRADHFQLWAPQAFEATQAAAREEFRLRGLGSG, encoded by the coding sequence ATGAACCGGTTCCTGTCGAATGCGACGAACAGGATCGATGCCAAGGGAAGGGTTTCCGTTCCTTCGGCTTTTCGATCCGTCCTGTCGCAACGCGACATCCGGGAGCTGTACTGCTTCCAGGATTTCATGTTTCCGGCGATCAGCGTCGGTGGGCTGGATTTGCTCGATCGTTTCGAGCGCCAGATCGCCAGCGAGGATGCGTTTTCGCCGAAAGCCAATCGGATGTCGCTCCTCATTCACGGGGGCGGCGTCTTCATGAAGCTCGATTCGGAAGGGCGCCTGCCGGTCACGGATTTTATCCGGGACTATACGGGCATCACCACGGACGTGACCTTTGTCGGTCGGGCGGATCATTTTCAGCTCTGGGCACCGCAGGCATTCGAAGCCACGCAGGCGGCGGCCCGGGAAGAGTTCAGGTTGCGAGGTCTGGGCTCGGGGTAA
- the rsmH gene encoding 16S rRNA (cytosine(1402)-N(4))-methyltransferase RsmH, whose amino-acid sequence MTADLGGGFSDADGGPVRHIPVLLSEVIAALAPKPGQVILDGTFGAGGYTSAILAEGANVIGLDRDPNAIAGGQELVESSGGRLTLIHSRFSELAEHAPAGGLDGVVLDIGVSSMQIDEAERGFSFQKNGPLDMRMSASGVSAADVVNRAKVSDLIRIFGFLGEEKQAGRIARAIEKAREKEFFTTTRQLANLIELTTPRKAKDKIHPATRVFQALRVFVNDELGELAEALFAAERALKPGGRLVIVSFHSLEDRIVKKFFQDRSGKAAGSRHLPEVHDKAATFAPVGRPMVAASDEESAVNPRARSAKLRAGERTSAPAGTDDLSIFNLPNLAALEKMGS is encoded by the coding sequence ATGACGGCGGATCTTGGCGGAGGGTTTTCTGATGCCGATGGCGGACCGGTCCGTCACATTCCGGTTCTTCTCTCCGAGGTCATCGCGGCGCTCGCGCCGAAACCCGGCCAGGTCATTCTTGACGGTACCTTCGGGGCAGGCGGCTACACATCCGCCATCCTCGCCGAAGGCGCAAACGTCATCGGGCTCGACCGTGATCCGAACGCCATTGCCGGCGGTCAGGAACTGGTCGAATCATCCGGCGGGCGTCTGACGCTCATCCATTCCCGCTTTTCCGAACTTGCCGAGCATGCACCCGCGGGCGGGCTCGATGGCGTCGTGCTCGATATCGGCGTTTCCTCCATGCAGATCGACGAGGCCGAGCGCGGTTTTTCGTTCCAGAAGAACGGCCCGCTCGACATGCGCATGTCCGCGTCCGGCGTTTCGGCAGCCGACGTGGTCAACCGCGCAAAAGTCTCCGACCTCATCCGCATCTTCGGCTTTCTCGGCGAAGAGAAGCAGGCCGGCCGCATCGCCCGCGCCATCGAGAAGGCGCGCGAGAAGGAATTCTTCACCACGACGCGCCAGCTTGCAAACCTCATCGAGCTGACGACGCCGCGCAAGGCCAAGGACAAGATCCACCCGGCGACCCGCGTCTTCCAGGCGCTGCGCGTTTTTGTCAACGATGAGCTGGGCGAACTCGCCGAGGCGTTGTTTGCCGCCGAGCGCGCGCTGAAGCCGGGCGGTCGTCTGGTCATTGTCAGCTTCCATTCGCTGGAAGATCGCATCGTCAAGAAATTCTTCCAGGATCGCTCCGGAAAGGCCGCCGGATCGCGCCATCTGCCGGAAGTGCACGATAAGGCCGCAACCTTCGCACCAGTCGGGCGCCCTATGGTGGCGGCCAGCGACGAGGAGAGTGCGGTCAATCCGCGTGCCCGATCCGCGAAGCTGAGGGCAGGCGAGCGCACCAGCGCCCCTGCCGGGACGGATGATCTGTCCATTTTCAACCTGCCCAACCTTGCCGCCCTTGAGAAGATGGGAAGCTGA